A window of Fibrobacter sp. genomic DNA:
ATAGTTGAAACTTTTTTTCTCATCAGCAAATGCCGCGTCTGCCCGTTTTTTCCCCCAGTGAGTTGTACACATCTCCTTTGTCTTGGAGTACATAAGTGAGGGAGGACGGACCCATCCGTAATGGAAGATCTCTGCATCCACATTCGCAACTCTTATCTTCTGACCGTTTCTCCGGAATGACTGCGCACTCTCCCAGGATTCTATCCCCAGATGATTCTTGATAATTCTGATCTCCCGTGGGTACCACGCGTGACTGACATAGTAATGATCGTAGTCTCCCCAGAAGTGTTTGTACTTGAAGAGCAGCCCTTCGACTTCAGAATCATTTAAAAGTTCTTCACATCTCTTTTGAATTACAGGGAGATATTTCTCATGCACCACTTCATCAGCCTGAACATAGAAACACCAGTCCCCGGAACACTCTTTGAGGGCGATATTGGTCTGCTGGCCGTGAATATGCCCCTTGAGCTTCTCTCTGTCAGTCCATTCAGTGTCGATAATACGCACCCTGGGATCATTGATTTCTGCAACGATCTCCCTGGTCCTGTCATCATCATCACCCTTGCCGATAGCAATGATAAATTCATCACAGACAGGAAGAATCGATTTAATCGACTCTGCAACAGGATAGTAGAGTTTCTGGGCATTGCGCGCAAAGGAGAACCCGCTAATTTTCATCAGTCCAGCTCCATTCTTTCTTAAAGGCTTGTGCACTGAAAAATTTACAGTGCAGTAATATCATTTATGCTTTCATGTACCGCTATCAGTTAGTTTTAAGTGTCCTGTACTATAAAAAAATCTCATCTTCTACCATATACCTTATCAGTACAAGCGCTCCGAACAGTATAATGTTTCCTGAAAAATAGTTAAAAAGAAATCTACCACTCATTCATTCCAGATTCCGGATCTGGATTTCTTGCGTGCTTTTTCTCCCACATTTTGGCATACTTGGCAAACACATAAAACGACACTATAACCGAGTTGATCAACCCTTTTGGTCCTGCAAGAAAACCGCCTTGAAAAAAGAAACATTTAACAAAACGGACAAGCGGGTTCAGGATAAGATGCAGAAGTATAGTAAAATCACTCCTGTCCGGCTTACTGCCTGCTGACTGGGAGGAAAACCTGTTCATCTTTTCTATCTGATGGGTGAGATCACGATAGGTGAAATGAATGATATCCTTTTTAAGATGCATCGTTGATGCATCCCTGTTCATCACCACTTTGTAATGTGGCTCTTCCCCACCCCATGAGCCTTTTGTGCGGTCAAATAACCGGATCTTTGTATCAGGGTACCATCCGCAGTATTTGAAAAAACCATTTACATAGTAGTTCAACCGGTTCACTGTGTAGGAATCAGCAGTAAAGCCGTCCCTTTTCATGGTATTTATCTTCTCTGCCAGTGATGGTGTAACTCGCTCGTCAGCATCCAGGAAGAATACCCACTTGTGGGATGCCAGACCTGTGGCATAGTTTATCTGTTCGATTATCTTATCCGGTTTGCGCTTGAATATTCTGGATGTGTAGCGGGAAGCGATCTCCAGGGTTTTATCAGTACTGAAAGAGTCCACCACAACGATTTCGTCACAGAAAGGTTTGAGGGATTCCAGACATGCTTTGATGTTTTTTTCTTCATTGAGGGTGATGACTACACCGGAGATTAATTCCATTGGAAATCCAGAAGATGCCTTTTTTAAGGATTGAGTTAATTTGTTGAAAAATAATAAATCACAGTACCAATGAAGGTGATTTACTGCTCAACCTGCTTAAGCGATTATAAAAACAAAAAAGCAGTCTGTCCCCAATCATATTTTCCTGATTGCAGGGTTCCGGTAATGCTTCGGTCTTAATAGATCCACTTTATAAGGAGAATTATAGATGATCCCTCAATCCCAGAAATCCCTCATGTTATCCGGCTCTCTGTACGATCCCCGTGATCCTGAGCTTTCAGAGGAACGGCTCAAGGCAAGGCTTTTAATAAAGGCTCTGAATGATTCAGGGGAGGATCAGCCTGAGGAGCGCAGCCGGATTTTAAAAGAGCTTCTCCCCCATGCCGGAAAAGGGCTCTGGATCCAGCCGCCCTTTTATTGCGATTACGGGTATAATATCAAAACAGGTGAAAATGTGTTTTTTAATTTCAATTGCGTGGTGCTCGATGTGATGCAGGTGACAATCGGGAAGATGTGCCTTTTCGGGCCTGGAGTACAGATTTATACTGCCACTCACCCGATGAATCACAGGCAGAGAGCCTCGTGGCTGGAGTTCGGGAAACCGGTAACAATCGGTGATGATGTTTGGGTTGGTGGAGCTGCGGTGATCTGCCCGGGAGTCAGTATTGGAAACAGGAGTGTTATAGGGGCTGGAAGTGTGGTAGTAAAGGATATACCGGAGGATGTTTTTGCGGCAGGGAATCCGTGCAGGGTTATCTATAGTTTGATGAATAAATAAAAAATTAAGAATCAGCGCCTCTGCAAATAACTCCGGTGAAGCGCTCTCTGCGTTTTAAACATCTGAAACAAAGCTTGCAAATCAATTTCCCCCACTCCTCCCCTTTCAGGGCTAAAAATTCGGATTCCCCTCCCCTGACTTACTCTTCTCTTTTCCTGTTCAGCATCATTAATGCTTGTGGCCGAAAAGAAGATATGATAGAATGGATAAATTGGGCCCGTTTGTTGCTTATAAACTCATTTTTGTTCAAAAAAATTCACCCAGGGCAACTTGGAATACCTTAATTTATTTATGATGTCTGGACTGATATTATAGAATAGGATCTCTTGCAATGGATGAGTTGTCCGAGACCGTTTCACTGTCAGAAAGTGAAATGCTGCCGGTTGAACTGCCTGAACCGGAAATGATTGCCTCCGGAGTTGTAAAATCAACACTGGGCAAAGGAGGCGCGTCGGTTGTATACAAAATCTGGAATCCCCAACTTGAAGTTTTCAGGGCTGTAAAGCTGTGGCGTCTGGTCCAGACCGAAAAATCTCTCAGCCGCTTTGAGCAGGAGATTAAAATAACCGCCAAGCTCAAACACCCGAATATCGTTGAGATCTACAGTGCCGGCAAATGGAATGGCTTGCCATACATGGAAACAGAGCTGATCACAGGGCATGATCTTAAAACCCTTATCAATCTGCGAGGTGCTTTTCCGGAAATCGTAGTATCTGCAATCGCCCTCTGTATCTGCCGTGCTCTTATTTATGCGCATAACCACCTCTACAATCTCTCAGGCGCCACATACAGAGGTGTAGTACACTGCGATATCAAACCGGCAAATATCATGATATCCGATTCCGGAGTTGTCAAATTGATGGACTTTGGAATTGCCCTTCCTTCAAACAACACAAACCACTCAGAAGGCAGTTCTGTTATAGGCTCTTTGCAATACATGGCACCGGAACAACTGGAATCAAAAACCGTTGATCCAAGAAGTGACCTTTACTCCCTCGGAGTCCTCCTTTACGAGCTTTATTCCGGCCAGAAAGCATTCCCGGCCGACACTCGCGAAAAACTGATACAGAAACGGAAAGCCGATGATTTTGTTCCACTGGATTGTCTCGATGTAAACATTTCCCAAAAGGCCAGAAGCTTAGTTGAAAAACTGATGCAGAAGGATCCGGAAAAACGTTTCCAGAGCGCATTTGAGCTTATGGAGGAGTTACAGAAGGTTTACTGGAAAAGTACCGATCTTCAACCCCACAAAATCATATCCGGTTTTCTTGAGGGCGGGAAAATGGAGCTTAAAAAAGAGAGGGATCTCAAAAAACTCCTCATTCCGGTACTGTCAGGCGTCTGCATCCTGTTCATTGCTGTTTTTCTGATTACAGGCATCAGTAAATCCGACAGATCATCAAAGGCCAAAGATGTAAAGTCTGTTCCCGTCTCATCAAAGATTGACAGTAGACAAAACATAAATCAGGTCGATAGAAGCAAACAGCCTGAAGAAACAATTAAATCCCGTGCAGTTTCCAGCTCAGGTACTGTTCCGGTAAAAACTACTCCACAAAAGCCAAAACCGCAGATTAAAAAAGAGGTATCAAAAGTTCAGAAGAGAGAACCTGCCCCTGCAGTAGAAAGCATAGTAAAAGAAAAAGCAGAAGAAAAGGCTGCTGTAACCCCGGAATTGATTCTGGATAAAATAAGCATTCTGATAAAAGAAGGAGAAATTTCTTCTGCCGAAGGAATGGTTCATGAGAATTCACTAAATGATGGTGAGTATCATCTTTTGCATGCAGAGATACTGTTTAAAAAGGATCAGTTAAAAGCTGCCATGGCAGAAGCAGAGAAAGCCCTGCGTGTACCATCGGGCCGGCTCTCATCTACAGAGCTCAGGAACAGATTTTTGTACCTTAAAGCATGTATTCTGGCCTCAGAATATGACAGGTTTCCCCAGGAGCAGTCCGGGCAGGCTGCCATGGAGGCCTGGTATGAAGTCAAGTATGCCTATCGTTCCAATGTGTCGCATCCTTATTATGTCAAGGCTGACAGGGAGATTCGCAGAATCAGTTCATCCATTCAATAGCACAGTCAAATGGAGAGAGTTTCATGAAATACTTATTCGGGTTAACAGGTACCGTCTTATCCATATTCAGCAGCATTTTTGCTCAGGATTTTGTAGAGTTAAGCGGTTCACTTCCTGAACGCCTGTCATCTGAGAGACCCTATCTCGTAGTAGCTGATATCTATGTCTCTCCGGGATCAACGGTTACTATCGATGCAGGGACGGTGTTGCTGTTTGAAGGCTTTACAGGGATGCATGTTCAGGGGACTCTTTATGTAAAGGGAGAAACTGACAAAAATGTCGTGTTCACTTCCAAAAACGACCGTCAATGGAATGAATCTTCAAGTATCGATGCGGCACCTTATGACTGGAACGGAATAGATATTTACGAAACTGCAATCGGGACCGATTTTACACAATGTGTCGTACGTTATTCGGTTTACGGTATTAAATCTCAGACTGAGCACTTTAAAATCAACAATTCTCTTTTCAGCAGCAACGGTAAAGCGGATGTAACTATCAAGGGTGAAAAACTTGAGGTGCAGGCCAATAAAGCTTTTTCTTACGGACTTGTTGCTGCACCTGAGGTGAAGATTCCTGAACCGGATCAACTGGCTGAGGTCAGTTCCGACACGATGAACAAACAGGTAAAACTGGTCAGTGAAAAACCGGAAAACAGATCTCAAGTAAGAATCCGGGTATTGCGTTACACGAGCCTTGCCGCAGCACTGGCATCGGGTACTGCAACCGCATGGTACTACAAGACCAGATACAAGAGTGCTGATCAGAAGTTGAAAGATTTGTCTGTGCTTGACGAAATAGAGATGCAGGTATACACATCCAGGGACTGGGAGAGTGCAAAAAGTGACAGAAACCGGGTGATGGTGCGATGTGTAAGCGGTGCTTGTGGTGCAGTAATTGCCCTGGGAGGGTTCGCACTGTCCTTTGCATTTTAAATCTTATCCAGAGCAGGTTAGATTTATGAAAAGATTGAATTATTTACATGTTTTTTGCGTACTGGCGTGTCTGTTTTTTACATGCACGAATCTCACCAATCCATTTCTGGATAAAGAGAGGGCGATGGCGAAGATTGCTGACAGCAGCCTTGGTTCTCGTGACACTGTAAAAATATTCTCCACATACAATGTCAAAGTCAATCTCTATTTAAGGGAGCATCTGGACAGCTTTAAACTCCATATCGACAAAAACCGTCTGTTTGGTCCTGATACGGTTGTACCGGAAAGCAAATTTCAATCAAAACATAGCTTTTCATTTTCAGTTTCATTTTTCGACACCGGCCGGCAAAGTATTCAGGTGATATCTTACAAAAATGACGGAACGGTTGTTACGGACAGCCGCGAAGTGTATGTAAAATCTCCCCTGCATCAGGCTGGAATAAAAGGCGGGATCGGAGATTCGATTCGTCTGAGCACAAAGCCGGTTGGAGACCAGGTAATTTATGTATGGGATTTTCACAACGGTATCGTAATAAGGGAGTACAGTCCTTCCGTAAAAATCGGAATTACATCATCATTTACAAGCCAGGTCGGTGAACTGTACGTTGAGGATCTGAAGAAGCACCGTTCCCCCTCTGTATTTTTCTCAATTGTTAATTCAGACCAGGCTGAACTTAAGGTTGTATGCATAAATGATTCGGTCCTTTCCGATTCCGTATATTCAACCACATCGTCTTTTAAATTCAGCCTTGAGGTTTCCGGGGCACAGCGTCTGAAGAGTGCAAGGGTAAATGGGAAAGCATTCAGCGACAGTCTCAGGATGGGTGAACTTTTCGTGCTCAATTATAATTTAAAAGGTCTCGACACAATTACAAAACCGGTTAAGCTCGATATCTCCGTGACTGACAATCTTAACCGTAATTTCAGCAGATCGTTTTTTATCCATTACGTGAAGATTCTTCCGGTCATAAATGTACTCTACCCTGTTGACAGTATGCAGACTTCTTCCACTAAGTTGAATTTGCTGGGCAATATCGGCAACTTTGATCAATACAGCAAATTGTACCTCCTTGTAAAGAACAACGGTGCGGATCAGAAAAAAATCCGGATTATGCAGGATAACCCCGTTTTTTCCATTAACATCAACCTCCCCAACCGCACCAATCACATATCGCTTATTGTATTCCCAGATTCCCAGACAACCGGAACGAGACTGGCAGAGACCGATTTTTATGTTTTCTATAATCCGGAATTTGTAGACACCACCGCGCCTCAGATAAGAGGCAA
This region includes:
- a CDS encoding glycosyltransferase family 2 protein, whose product is MELISGVVITLNEEKNIKACLESLKPFCDEIVVVDSFSTDKTLEIASRYTSRIFKRKPDKIIEQINYATGLASHKWVFFLDADERVTPSLAEKINTMKRDGFTADSYTVNRLNYYVNGFFKYCGWYPDTKIRLFDRTKGSWGGEEPHYKVVMNRDASTMHLKKDIIHFTYRDLTHQIEKMNRFSSQSAGSKPDRSDFTILLHLILNPLVRFVKCFFFQGGFLAGPKGLINSVIVSFYVFAKYAKMWEKKHARNPDPESGMNEW
- a CDS encoding serine/threonine protein kinase translates to MDELSETVSLSESEMLPVELPEPEMIASGVVKSTLGKGGASVVYKIWNPQLEVFRAVKLWRLVQTEKSLSRFEQEIKITAKLKHPNIVEIYSAGKWNGLPYMETELITGHDLKTLINLRGAFPEIVVSAIALCICRALIYAHNHLYNLSGATYRGVVHCDIKPANIMISDSGVVKLMDFGIALPSNNTNHSEGSSVIGSLQYMAPEQLESKTVDPRSDLYSLGVLLYELYSGQKAFPADTREKLIQKRKADDFVPLDCLDVNISQKARSLVEKLMQKDPEKRFQSAFELMEELQKVYWKSTDLQPHKIISGFLEGGKMELKKERDLKKLLIPVLSGVCILFIAVFLITGISKSDRSSKAKDVKSVPVSSKIDSRQNINQVDRSKQPEETIKSRAVSSSGTVPVKTTPQKPKPQIKKEVSKVQKREPAPAVESIVKEKAEEKAAVTPELILDKISILIKEGEISSAEGMVHENSLNDGEYHLLHAEILFKKDQLKAAMAEAEKALRVPSGRLSSTELRNRFLYLKACILASEYDRFPQEQSGQAAMEAWYEVKYAYRSNVSHPYYVKADREIRRISSSIQ
- a CDS encoding glycosyltransferase translates to MKISGFSFARNAQKLYYPVAESIKSILPVCDEFIIAIGKGDDDDRTREIVAEINDPRVRIIDTEWTDREKLKGHIHGQQTNIALKECSGDWCFYVQADEVVHEKYLPVIQKRCEELLNDSEVEGLLFKYKHFWGDYDHYYVSHAWYPREIRIIKNHLGIESWESAQSFRRNGQKIRVANVDAEIFHYGWVRPPSLMYSKTKEMCTTHWGKKRADAAFADEKKSFNY
- a CDS encoding sugar O-acetyltransferase, giving the protein MIPQSQKSLMLSGSLYDPRDPELSEERLKARLLIKALNDSGEDQPEERSRILKELLPHAGKGLWIQPPFYCDYGYNIKTGENVFFNFNCVVLDVMQVTIGKMCLFGPGVQIYTATHPMNHRQRASWLEFGKPVTIGDDVWVGGAAVICPGVSIGNRSVIGAGSVVVKDIPEDVFAAGNPCRVIYSLMNK